CAGTATGTACATGCGATCAATTATTACTGTAACTGTTCTATATCTTTAGTCTTACACAAAATGAATTTCAATAAGTAGTTATCTATATATTTGTGGTTGTTCTGAACCAGAAAACTTTGCTTATGTAGaataatacaaaaacaaaacccatggaCTTTCAAATAACAGTATTAATGGCGgccaaagcttccctggtggctcagcagtaaagaaggtgcctgcaatgcaggagaagctggtttgatctctgggctggaaagatcccctggagaaggaaatggcaacccactccagtattttgcctggaaaatcccatggacagaggagcctagtgggctacagtctgtggggttgcaaaagagacggacatgaccaagcgactaaacaacagcaaagagaaTGTAGATAAAATAAAAGGATAATGTTATGCCCAGGCCTCTAAGCTGCAGTTAAAcataagatttgaaaaaaaataaacaaacatcagATTTGAACTCTTTATCTCCTTTTCTGCCAGATTAGCCACAAGTGTTAGAAATGAAACATGGAAAAATGGTTTAAGGAGAAGAATTTGGACAATTCATCTcccagaaaatttttattttcttaaaaataagttacaaaatatattaaaatgaactcATTGCTAGAGCTGATGGCCACAACTGTTAGATTAaccttttgttattgttgtttggtcgctcagtcctgtctgactctttgcagcctcatggattgtagcccaccaggctcctctgtcatggaatgtcctaggcaaaaatactggagtgtgttgccatttccttctccaaaggatattcccaacccaggagtcaaaccctcagttgaacccgcatctcttgcatggcaggcagattctttactgctgagccagcagggaaggttAACCTTTAACCTTCTCCAAATTTTTTAAGAACTTAAAATAGTAGGGCCATGACATCTTACATTTATTCAGATGTGTTCTGGGGTGAGATGTCAGGGGAGGAATCTGAACTCCAGTTTCATGAAAAGAGTCATTTTTGGATGCAAGCAGTGAACCTGAACAACACAGCATGACTATGGAGAAGATATTTTAATTGATAAGCATGGAGATGATGTAACTGTTTTATAGGCTTGGTTTCTGGGGaatgaaacaaaattttcaacagtttttgccaaacattgcCATTGATAAAACTCGTTTGAAAATTACTGTCGTGAGATGTAAATGGAATACGTATAAGGCTCACCTTGAAGTTAAAAGTTAATGTCTTCCTCAGGGTGTTCTAGTCAGCAATTTAAAGgaacaataaaagacaaaattccCTCTTACCTCTGTTGCCCCCAGAGTAGCTTTGGGCTGGCCAAGAAGGAGCTGTCCTGATATGGGCCATTTGAGAAATAAGGCATAGACCAACTTATCTTTAGGTTTGGATGTGtacctggttaaaaaaaaaatgcatagcaATATTTCTCATTATTTATGGGTCAGGTTCAGAATTATCTTCCAGAGATACCTCCATTTAGTAAATGTTTACCAATGTTTTCTTGAatagagggaaggaaaaatagCCCCATGGTAGCAGTAAAAAGCACCCAAAAGGATTCTGACCCCAATCCCAGTGTAGTGTGTGGTGTGGGGGAGAAGTTCCCACAGCACCAGGCAGTTCTCAGGCACCAGCTGGGCGTCCTACAGTTCAACCCCATTCTGACACCATCCACCCAGAGGCAGCATCAGATTCCAAAGGGTCAGGGTTTATTCCTACCAGACTGCCCCCTCCCCAAATTTAGTTACCAGTCATGTGTCCGGATCGTCATGTGGGCTTCTGACCCACAGGCTAGAGATTGGAGGTTCCTACAACCCCCTCCTTCTACTTCCTGGATTACAGGTCTATTATAAAAGGATGTatctcaggaacagccagatggaaaagATGCATAGGACaaggtgtgtggggaggggccagGGGCTTCCACACCCTCCCGAGGTGCCCCGCTCTCTCGGCACCACCACCAAtccagaagctctctgaaccccattCTTTCGGTTTTTTATGGTGGCCTCATTAGTCACTATTGGTTAAATCACTGGCCATGAATGATTTGTTCAACCTCCACTCTCTCTAAAGAGCCGTTTGGAagctgaagtgaactgaaatacAAGAGGAGGGAGTTAGATAGTGGGATGATTCAGACTGAGATCATGAAAGGAGTACAAATGTTGGAAATGCAAGGTCTAAGGTACGACCAAAAGAAGGGGACAGGATCCTTAGAAAGAAGGAAGTACAAGAactgcatgcctgctaagtcgcttcagtcgtgtccaactctgtgcaaccctatggactgtagcttgccaggtccctctgtccatgggatgcagtgggttgccatgccttcccccaggggatcttcccaacccagggatcgaacctgcatctcttaagtctcctgcatggcaggtgggttctttaccactagccttcACTCGGGAAGCCCAAGAACTGAGGGGCCAGCAAATTAGAAGAGCTGTGAATATAGACAATCAGAACTATACGAAGAGTAGttctggcaacccattccagtattcttgtctggaggataccatggacagaggagcctggtgggctaagtccatggggttgcaaaaagtcagacacaactgagcgactaacattaacTAAGTTCCGGGGACAGCAACAGTGAGCCAGGGCTTCAACTCTCAAAGGATTTCAAAGATGGCTCTGGGAGCCTAGATAGCCATCTAAAGATGCAGCAAGGAGGGGAAACACACACGAACCTGGGGGAGAGAGCTCCTCTGATGAGCCAGGGAGAGTGGTGACCTGGGCTCAGTGCAGTGGAGCCAGGCAACGGCCCAGGTATTGTTAAGGAGTTTGACTTTTATCTTTACTTATTGAAAGAAAACTTAATAGAATAATGCTTAATAATTGGCAAGTCCCAGACCAGACATACTCATAGTCAAATATAAACACAGAAGCAAATTCTAAAACCAAATTTAAAACTAGCCTCTGTAAAATGAAAGATTGGTTTTGAGTTCTCATTATGGCTTCTCCCAGATCCAGTATTCTAAAATTCTACAGTTAGCTGCTTCTGTGTAGGCTGccttactttattttcttcagtgaacTGACAATTTAAGTCATAAGTTCAAAGAAGATTGTTTAGTCTAATCTTTGGGTGTATGCATGATCTGGCTATACCCGCTTTGGTGGTAACACAAGGTGAACTTTTAGAGCGTCACtaatactgtgctgtgcttagtcattcagtcccatctggctctttgtgaccccatggactgcagccccccggctcctctgtccatggggattctccactggagtgggtggccaagccctcctccaggggatcttcccaacccagggatcaaactcaggtctcccgcactgcaggggaattctttagtctgagacaccagggaggaCTGCTCTTATTTGCGTATGTTAAGATCCTACATCAGAAACCACCGTATGTTTTTATAGGAGATACTAGTTAAAAGTTAGCCAGTTGAGATAACTAATTTTAAAGAGAGTCCAGGTTTAGatttattagaatatatttttcctgCCCTCTGGCACCTCCTGCTAACTTGATGAGATATAGCACCTGCCAAGTTAGAATTTACCTGACTAAACCAAAAGTCTCTTTTGGATTAACCacccagtactttttttttttttttctgaatgaccTACAATTTTtgtaagaaattttatttctccctAAAATTTCTCCACTGTTAGGAGGAATCTAGAGATTATTTAAGCTCAACTTGATAAATAATAAGTGTTTAAAATATGCtgattttaagtaaataaaatattttgtataggtGGGCATTCAtccattttcctctttattaTACTGTTCTCTTTATTTCTGAGAAATGTTAAATGCCTTCTTCTATCAAATAGTACTTACCATACATCTGGGGTCACAGTGTCATTCTGGGATCTCCAAGCGTAGGTTTCATAGATGGCTTCTCCATTGACTTTTAGCCAGATTCCCATTTGCCTCAATCGCTCCTCAAAAATTGCAGAAATGGTGCCATCTCGTGTGGGCCCAATATTCATCAACAGGTTTCCTCCACATGAAACTGTTTGGACAAGTtgcttaaaaattaagaataaatatagttcttagaggaagaaaacaattccatcaATAATCACTATCTAAGAGaacacacatagaaaaaaaaGGAGTCATGCCCTGTGTTTACAGGCCGATGAGCTATACAGTTCAGAAAACATAATTCTCACACGTGTACACGATTATGAATATTACCATAATGGTCACCAGACATTTTACTGTACCTTCACCAATTCTTCAATTGTGAGATAGTCAGAGATTCCAGCATTCCTCCTGTAGCCCCAGGAAAACTTGTCTATTGTCATGCAGTTTTCCCATTTATGTGGCAAAAGATGTCCTGGGTTATAACGATCACTACATGTATAGTAGCCACCGTGCTTACAAATGCTACCAGCTCCCCAACGGTCATTGGTGACCACTGTGTCCCGAACCGGGCTGAAATGaaaaggaggatttttttttttaaacaaaaagtttaaaaaaatttacacaaAAGCAATGTCACTGAAAAGAGGTCTGACTGAAATCCACGCTTAGAAAATAACCATAGTCGAATATAATACAAACCCCATGATTTTGAAGTAAACTAGACCTGAGGAGGTTGTAGTCCTGGCCTGTTACTTGCTAAGCTCCTTGTCCTAGAGCAAATTACCTAATTCCTCTGAATaatcaatttcttcatctgttataTATAGAAcagaacttgggcttccctggtggttcagagagtaaggaatcctcctgccaccgcaggagacacaggttcgatccctgggtcgggaagatcccctggaagagggcatggctacccactccagtattcttgcctggagaatcccatggacagaggagcctggcgggctacagtccaaggggtcacaaggagtccgacacgactaagcgactgacaCAATCTATGTAAAACACCTATGTGTGCCCAGCACACACAGCACTGAAAAGAGTTTTACTATTATTTAAAAGTTCTCCCCTAGTCTCCTTCTCTTATAGTTGTGCCTAATATTGAAAGATCTCAGCAAAGTTGACGGTTATGGATGGAATTCACTGTGGCATAAAATATTCCCACATTATTCATCATAGCAGGTGGTACCTCCTGCACTGCTCCATTTAGAGGGGATCGTTTTGGTTCACAAACTGAAGTGGAGGACTCCCAGGATTTCCTTGTGGAAAGGAGTACCTAGAGAAACTGCGGTTATGTACCAAGAGCTCCCCAGAGTATTTGTCTGTGCATCCTCTGTGGGCCCAGAAAACACAAGCAGGACTCTCCCTAACTTCACAGCACAACACCAAGTACTGTCGAGATACAGATAGCAATTTGGTCCATATAGTGTGAGCCTTATAGAGGGGCTTAGTCAGAACTCCCTGTTCTAATGGGGCAGCCTGGAACGTgctagaaaacaaaaggaaagaacaggAAGAGGTGAAATGCTGACgatgaaggaaaagaggagaCAGACAAGGGTGATGTCCACTCAGCAAAGATTATCAAAGGTAAGAGGATGTGAAGAAGCAATTAGAGGAACTGAAAAGTGCATCATGACAAACAGTGATGGATAAACAGCAATGCCCCAGAGAGGTGAGGAAAATGGGGACCTACAAAATTAGGCTTCAGAGTTCTTAATGCTGTAATTTTTGTTTAGTCTCAATTCAAAATCAGACTGTTGAGCTATATTTGACTCCTGATCTGTaactcttagggcttcccaggtggctcaattgtaaagaatccacttcccaatgcaggcgacacggattcgattcctggatccggaagatgccctggagaaagaaatggcaacccactccagtattcttgctaacTAATTcttgttaagaattttccagtgttCTTGTAACTCTTGATATTTTGAGTAAATACTGATAGATCTAATATGCATTATTTATAATGATTTTCTCCCCATGTCACAAACAAGCCTGAAGGGGAACATTTCAAGAAGCAAGAACTAATGTTATACAGGTACTAGGAATGTCACGACAGCAGTCTAGTAGCACACACACCTCTCATTGTACAACCAGGCTAGGAAGTCTAAGCTTTTCCAGTAGGTATCTGGGGCCCCTCCATCGCCATCTGCCCACAGCACCTCTGGCTGATACTTGTTCACTAACTCGTAGAGCTCGGGCAGCATCTTAGACACTGGATATTGTCGTTTCTGGAACGAGCTGGATTCATCCTCAAGGAAGAGCGGATGAAACCACTCAAAAAGGGAGTAGTAAAGCCCGAAGCGCAGGTCAGTCCTGTTCCTAACAGCGACCGCAAGTTCCTTGACGATGTCCCTCTTCGGCCCCTCGTCTACTGCGTTCCAGTTCCATGAGTACTCTGAGCCCCACAAGGTGAAGCCTGAAACATTATATCAAAAGCCTCTGTAAGCATATCAACTCTGTTCTAGTCAATGTGCACCTATACCAACACCAAGTTATAAAGGCAGTACGCGTGACATATAAATCACTGTTTCTACAAACTTCTGTTTTATGACCATTTTTTTCCTTAGTATATATTTTGCTTTCATGCAAGAAACAAacgagaatttttaaaatatttttatttatttatttggctgcacagggccTTAGTCGTGGCATGCAGGAatccttagttgcggcatgcaaactcttattatggcatgtgggctctagttccctgaccagggatcaaacctggtccccctgcattgggagcactgagtGTTAGCCACCAGAGAGGTCCCTAACAAATGAGAATTTAAACAAAGTAGAagcaagattttttaaagtacttctcGGGGTAccccactgttgttgttgttcaagtggctaagtcatgtccaactctttgtgacccccatggactaccgGACAAGAAGCTCCattatctcccgaagtttgctcaaattcgtgtccattaaatcagtgatgttatctagccatctcatcctctgtcatccccttctccttttgctttcaatcttttccagcatcgcagtcttttccaatgagtcagctcttcacatcaggtggtcagaatactgcagcttcagcatcagtccttccaatgaatattcaggactgatttcctttaggatggactatttgATCTCTGTGTAGttctagggactctcaagagtcttctccagcagaacaatttgaaagcatcaattcttcggtgctcagtcttctttatggtccaagtctcacatccatacacaactactggaaaaaccacagcttttggagtggggtgccagtgattctggagcccaagaaaataaggtccgTATAGTCTGATCTATCTCCGGTATTCTCCCTCTCAGATGATAAGCTCCTTGAGGGACAGTGTCATGTCTGCAGTGTTCCCTGC
Above is a genomic segment from Cervus elaphus chromosome 26, mCerEla1.1, whole genome shotgun sequence containing:
- the FUCA2 gene encoding plasma alpha-L-fucosidase — translated: MRPPKLPGPALAPLLLLLLRPPPGSAGGPAPFDPTWESLDARQLPAWFDKAKFGVFIHWGVFSVPSFGSEWFWWYWQKEKIPAYVDFMKNNYPPDFTYEDFGPLFTAKFFDANQWADILQASGAKYVVLTSKHHEGFTLWGSEYSWNWNAVDEGPKRDIVKELAVAVRNRTDLRFGLYYSLFEWFHPLFLEDESSSFQKRQYPVSKMLPELYELVNKYQPEVLWADGDGGAPDTYWKSLDFLAWLYNESPVRDTVVTNDRWGAGSICKHGGYYTCSDRYNPGHLLPHKWENCMTIDKFSWGYRRNAGISDYLTIEELVKQLVQTVSCGGNLLMNIGPTRDGTISAIFEERLRQMGIWLKVNGEAIYETYAWRSQNDTVTPDVWYTSKPKDKLVYALFLKWPISGQLLLGQPKATLGATEVKLLGHGQPLHWTALKQNGIKVDLPQLTIHQMPCQWGWALALTNVT